In one Streptomyces sp. NBC_01288 genomic region, the following are encoded:
- a CDS encoding LysR family transcriptional regulator, giving the protein MDFTDVSLTALRVFRAVAEQGTFTAAAASLGYTQSAVSRQIAAIERAAGAELLERRRDGVRLTPAGRIVMRRATVVLDEIDATARELSGLPTEAATVRLGWFPSAGAVLLPRALAALRRTDPDLHVVSREGGTPALVRALRAGSLDLALLASAPPFRPPDTESPPLVLRTLTERPLYLAVPTTHPLARAEYIDVADLRGQRWIASPSSGEDRLMGVWPGLDERPEIVHTARDWLAKLQLVAAGFGLTTVTGSLAPAAPPGVRVLPVRGGPQEQRRLLLARLPRTPTEAVTRVGAALRLAALDAYTPGAAPAQA; this is encoded by the coding sequence ATGGACTTCACGGATGTGTCACTCACCGCGTTGCGCGTCTTCCGCGCGGTCGCAGAACAGGGAACCTTCACCGCGGCCGCCGCGTCACTGGGCTACACCCAGTCCGCGGTGTCCCGCCAGATCGCCGCGATCGAACGGGCCGCGGGCGCCGAACTGCTCGAACGGCGCCGTGACGGCGTGCGGCTGACCCCGGCCGGCCGGATCGTCATGCGCAGGGCGACGGTCGTACTGGACGAGATCGACGCGACCGCGCGCGAACTGTCCGGTCTGCCGACGGAGGCCGCGACCGTCCGCCTGGGCTGGTTCCCCAGCGCGGGAGCGGTCCTGCTGCCCCGCGCCCTGGCCGCCCTGCGCCGCACCGACCCGGACCTGCACGTCGTCAGCCGGGAGGGCGGCACCCCGGCCCTGGTACGCGCCCTGCGCGCCGGCAGCCTGGACCTGGCCCTGCTGGCGTCGGCACCCCCTTTCCGCCCGCCGGACACCGAGTCACCACCGCTGGTACTGCGCACCCTCACCGAGCGCCCGCTGTACCTTGCGGTGCCGACCACGCACCCATTGGCCCGTGCCGAATACATCGACGTGGCCGACCTGCGCGGCCAGCGCTGGATCGCGAGCCCCTCCTCCGGCGAGGACCGCCTGATGGGCGTATGGCCGGGCCTGGACGAGCGCCCCGAGATCGTCCACACCGCCCGCGACTGGCTCGCCAAGCTCCAACTCGTCGCGGCGGGCTTCGGCCTGACCACGGTGACAGGCTCCCTCGCCCCCGCCGCCCCACCGGGCGTACGCGTCCTCCCGGTGCGCGGCGGCCCCCAGGAACAACGCCGCCTGCTACTGGCCCGCCTTCCGCGGACGCCCACCGAGGCGGTTACCCGCGTGGGGGCCGCTCTCCGCCTGGCCGCGCTCGATGCGTATACGCCGGGCGCGGCACCAGCACAGGCGTGA
- a CDS encoding MFS transporter: protein MLAAFTFNTAENLPIGLLELIADSLRVSVPAVGLLVTGYGVTVAVASVPLAHVMRGVARRHVLTALLTALVVSSAVAALATSYWLLLAARLLTALAQALFWAVMGPVAVSLFAPEVRGRVIGALSVAGSLALVLGVPAGTWLGHREGWPVPIAVPAALGLMSLVTIATLLPTSRPDEERAAYGTRPDARRFATVLTAGTLSATGAFAGFTYIVMFLGDVSGFSPGAVGILLVVFGVACLAGVTVTGAVLDRCPQAALNAAVAMQAVAMLGLYAVGTEPVAAVVFLTLMGGALGPVFMTAQNSMLHCAQGRTDIALAANSGSYNAGIAAGAALGGLVLRVADVRGTFLAGGLLTVGACAVLVGAWVLGFGTTSVGQRGVGEEGRAGC, encoded by the coding sequence ATGCTGGCCGCCTTCACCTTCAACACCGCGGAGAACCTGCCGATCGGCCTCCTGGAACTCATCGCCGACAGCCTGCGGGTCTCCGTACCGGCGGTCGGACTGCTGGTCACCGGCTACGGCGTGACGGTGGCTGTCGCGTCCGTCCCCCTCGCCCACGTCATGCGGGGTGTGGCCCGACGCCATGTGCTCACAGCACTCCTGACGGCACTGGTCGTGTCCAGTGCGGTGGCGGCCCTGGCCACGTCGTACTGGCTGCTCCTGGCGGCCCGACTCCTGACCGCACTCGCCCAGGCGCTGTTCTGGGCCGTGATGGGACCGGTCGCGGTGAGCCTGTTCGCGCCCGAGGTCCGTGGACGGGTCATCGGCGCGCTGTCAGTCGCCGGTTCGCTGGCCCTCGTCCTCGGGGTGCCCGCCGGCACCTGGCTGGGCCACCGCGAGGGCTGGCCCGTACCGATCGCCGTCCCGGCGGCCCTGGGGCTCATGTCCCTGGTGACGATCGCGACCCTGCTCCCGACCTCACGTCCGGACGAGGAGCGGGCGGCCTACGGCACGCGTCCCGACGCCCGTAGGTTCGCCACCGTACTGACGGCGGGGACCCTGTCCGCCACAGGGGCGTTCGCGGGATTCACGTACATCGTCATGTTCCTCGGCGACGTGAGTGGGTTCTCCCCGGGCGCGGTCGGCATCCTGTTGGTGGTGTTCGGCGTCGCGTGCCTGGCCGGGGTGACGGTCACCGGGGCAGTGCTGGACCGCTGTCCGCAGGCGGCGCTGAATGCCGCCGTAGCGATGCAGGCGGTGGCCATGCTCGGCCTGTACGCCGTCGGTACCGAGCCGGTGGCGGCGGTGGTGTTCCTGACGCTGATGGGCGGTGCGCTGGGACCGGTGTTCATGACCGCCCAGAACTCGATGCTCCACTGCGCACAGGGCCGTACGGACATCGCCCTCGCGGCCAACTCCGGTTCCTACAACGCGGGTATCGCGGCCGGCGCGGCGCTTGGGGGGCTGGTGTTGCGGGTGGCGGATGTGCGGGGGACGTTCCTGGCCGGCGGGTTGCTGACCGTGGGGGCTTGTGCGGTGTTGGTGGGTGCCTGGGTCTTGGGGTTCGGGACAACGTCGGTCGGGCAGCGCGGTGTTGGGGAAGAGGGGCGGGCTGGCTGCTGA
- a CDS encoding SsgA family sporulation/cell division regulator, whose translation MDITLEQPTRARLITAEETEIPLSATLRYLASDPLAVHLDFPPEVSLDGEGVTWTFARSLLEEGLRRPAGGGDVHLWPCGGARTVLEFHSPFGLALLHFHTPELRRFLLRTYDVVATGQEDMDALVDRGLSALFGNV comes from the coding sequence ATGGACATCACCCTCGAACAGCCCACCCGAGCCCGGCTGATCACGGCGGAGGAGACGGAGATCCCCTTGTCCGCCACGCTCCGCTACCTCGCCTCGGACCCGCTGGCCGTGCACCTCGACTTCCCGCCCGAGGTCTCCCTCGACGGCGAGGGTGTCACCTGGACCTTCGCCCGGTCCCTGCTGGAGGAGGGGCTGCGCAGGCCGGCCGGCGGCGGTGACGTGCACCTGTGGCCATGCGGCGGGGCCCGTACGGTGCTGGAGTTCCACTCGCCGTTCGGACTCGCCCTGCTCCACTTCCACACCCCGGAGCTGCGCCGCTTCCTGCTGCGGACCTACGACGTGGTGGCCACCGGACAGGAGGACATGGACGCGCTCGTCGACCGGGGCCTGAGCGCCTTGTTCGGGAACGTGTGA
- a CDS encoding phosphocholine-specific phospholipase C has protein sequence MTPISRRGFVGLGATVAAGMATGTGARPALAAQRAAATTGTISDVKHVVILMQENRSFDHYFGRLKGVRGFDDRSGITLSGGYPVFNQPNGGGRQYPWKLSATPAAGGQDGETLAQCNGDLPHSWSSQHSAWNKGRLDNWVSGVGNVRSLGYLDRADIPFHYALADNYTICDAYFCSTLSATGPNRTYLWSGKVDSSSYDGGDESGLTWQTYAESLQNAGVTWKVYQNASDNYGDNACAYFKNFTNSKAGSPLYDRGMSSVPAATGSTPDDIAAAIKADVLAGTLPQVSWVVPNQAFSEHPYAPPGDGAHFVSLVYQALAADPDVFDSTVLFLNYDENDGYFDHVPPPAPPAGTDGEFLNGVPYGFGFRVPMIVISPWTRGGWVSSEVFEHTSVLRFLETWTSTLGKPAACPNINTWRRKVSGDLTGVFDFANPVYGAVSLPGTSVIGLSTCGPLPNPVPTDNALPVQETGTRPARALPYQPNGYLDHLEFGSSGKILAWFAMTNQGGAAKSAAHLSIHPNAYRDTTPWQYTVDPGGTASDYFNIGSGYGSGKYDITMVGPNRFLRRFQGDATKAGKSVEVSTRYAVESGTGKLAVYFKMANSSAASVKFTITSNHYRSDGPWAYTVAVGASTEDVFNAVAYQGGWYDFTVTVDSDATWSRRFAGHLESGAASVSG, from the coding sequence ATGACACCGATCAGCCGAAGAGGCTTCGTGGGGCTCGGTGCCACCGTGGCGGCGGGCATGGCGACGGGCACCGGAGCACGGCCGGCCCTCGCGGCGCAGCGGGCGGCGGCGACGACCGGCACGATCTCGGACGTGAAACACGTGGTGATCCTCATGCAGGAGAACCGCAGCTTCGACCACTACTTCGGGCGCCTGAAGGGCGTGCGCGGCTTCGACGACCGCAGTGGCATCACGCTGAGCGGTGGCTATCCGGTCTTCAATCAGCCCAACGGCGGCGGGCGTCAGTACCCGTGGAAGCTGAGTGCCACCCCGGCGGCGGGCGGCCAGGACGGCGAGACCCTCGCCCAGTGCAACGGCGACCTGCCGCACTCCTGGTCATCGCAGCACTCCGCGTGGAACAAGGGCCGCCTCGACAACTGGGTCTCGGGCGTCGGGAACGTCCGCTCGCTCGGCTACCTCGACCGCGCCGACATCCCCTTCCACTACGCGCTCGCCGACAACTACACGATCTGCGACGCCTACTTCTGCTCCACCCTCAGCGCGACCGGCCCCAACCGCACCTATCTGTGGAGCGGCAAGGTCGACTCCTCCAGCTACGACGGCGGTGACGAGTCCGGCCTGACCTGGCAGACCTACGCCGAGTCTCTCCAGAACGCCGGAGTGACCTGGAAGGTCTACCAGAACGCGTCCGACAACTACGGCGACAATGCCTGCGCCTACTTCAAGAACTTCACCAACTCCAAGGCGGGCAGCCCCCTTTACGACCGCGGCATGTCCTCCGTCCCGGCCGCCACCGGCTCGACCCCCGACGACATCGCCGCCGCCATCAAGGCCGACGTCCTCGCAGGCACCCTCCCGCAGGTCTCCTGGGTGGTCCCCAACCAGGCCTTCTCCGAGCACCCTTACGCCCCGCCCGGCGACGGCGCCCACTTCGTGAGCCTCGTCTACCAGGCCCTCGCCGCCGACCCGGACGTCTTCGACTCGACCGTCCTGTTCCTCAACTACGACGAGAACGACGGCTACTTCGACCACGTCCCGCCGCCCGCCCCACCGGCCGGCACCGACGGCGAGTTCCTCAACGGCGTCCCGTACGGCTTCGGTTTCCGCGTCCCGATGATCGTCATCTCGCCCTGGACGCGCGGCGGTTGGGTCTCCTCCGAGGTCTTCGAGCACACCTCGGTCCTGCGCTTCCTGGAGACCTGGACCTCGACGCTGGGCAAGCCCGCCGCCTGCCCCAACATCAACACCTGGCGCCGCAAGGTCAGCGGCGACCTGACCGGCGTCTTCGACTTCGCCAACCCGGTGTACGGCGCGGTGTCCCTGCCCGGGACCAGCGTCATCGGCCTCTCCACCTGCGGCCCGCTGCCCAACCCGGTACCGACGGACAACGCCCTGCCCGTCCAGGAGACCGGCACCCGGCCCGCCCGCGCGCTGCCGTACCAGCCCAACGGGTACCTGGATCACCTGGAGTTCGGGTCGAGCGGCAAGATCCTCGCCTGGTTCGCCATGACCAACCAGGGCGGCGCCGCCAAGAGCGCCGCCCACCTCTCCATCCACCCCAACGCCTACCGCGACACCACGCCCTGGCAGTACACGGTCGACCCGGGCGGCACCGCCTCCGACTACTTCAACATCGGGTCGGGTTACGGCAGCGGCAAATACGACATCACCATGGTCGGCCCGAACCGCTTCCTGCGCCGCTTCCAGGGCGACGCGACGAAAGCGGGCAAGTCCGTTGAGGTGAGCACCCGTTACGCCGTCGAGTCCGGCACCGGCAAGCTCGCCGTCTACTTCAAGATGGCCAACTCGTCCGCCGCGTCGGTGAAGTTCACCATCACCTCGAACCACTACCGCAGCGACGGACCGTGGGCCTACACGGTCGCCGTGGGCGCGTCCACGGAGGACGTCTTCAACGCCGTGGCGTATCAAGGCGGTTGGTACGACTTCACGGTCACCGTCGACTCCGACGCGACCTGGTCGCGCCGGTTCGCCGGGCACCTGGAGTCGGGTGCGGCGAGCGTCAGCGGCTGA
- a CDS encoding Gfo/Idh/MocA family protein, with translation MGDLLGVAVLGAGHMGADHIRRLDQVVSGARVAAVADPDTERAKEAVAGLDAVAVHEDAVAALDAPGVEAVLIASPGPAHEEALLAAFARGLPVLCEKPMVPDSIGALRVVEAEARLGRRLAQIGFMRRYDAEHQGLKSLLDSGQLGRPLMLHCVHRNVSSPPYFTSAMLIDSSVSHEIDAARWLLGQELTAVTVLSPRSSANAPEGLVDPQLVLFETDGGALVDVEIFVNSGFGYQVRCEAVCEAGSARIGEDRAMVVTTRGSAHEDVPLDYLVRFADAYDREVQSWVDATRRGLVTGPSVWDGYASSAIAEAGVRALESGGRVAVELAPRPGLYADVSR, from the coding sequence GTGGGTGACCTGCTGGGCGTGGCCGTGCTGGGTGCGGGACACATGGGAGCCGACCACATACGACGCCTCGACCAGGTGGTGAGCGGCGCCAGGGTCGCCGCAGTGGCCGACCCCGACACGGAGCGCGCCAAGGAGGCGGTGGCAGGACTGGACGCGGTCGCGGTGCACGAGGACGCCGTGGCCGCGCTGGACGCCCCCGGGGTCGAGGCGGTGCTCATCGCCTCGCCGGGACCCGCGCACGAGGAGGCACTGCTCGCGGCCTTCGCCCGCGGCCTGCCGGTGCTGTGCGAGAAGCCCATGGTGCCCGACTCCATCGGAGCGCTCCGGGTGGTGGAGGCGGAGGCGCGCCTCGGGCGACGGCTGGCGCAGATCGGGTTCATGCGGCGCTACGACGCGGAGCACCAGGGCCTCAAGTCCCTGCTGGACAGCGGGCAGTTGGGGCGCCCGCTGATGCTGCACTGCGTCCACCGCAATGTGTCCTCGCCGCCGTACTTCACCTCGGCGATGCTCATCGACAGCTCCGTCTCGCACGAGATCGACGCGGCCCGCTGGCTGCTCGGCCAGGAACTCACGGCGGTGACCGTGCTCAGCCCGCGATCGTCGGCGAACGCCCCGGAGGGTCTGGTCGACCCGCAGCTGGTGCTCTTCGAGACCGACGGCGGCGCCCTGGTCGACGTCGAGATCTTCGTCAACTCCGGCTTCGGCTACCAGGTCCGCTGCGAGGCCGTGTGCGAGGCGGGCAGCGCCCGGATCGGCGAGGACCGCGCGATGGTCGTCACCACGCGGGGCAGCGCGCACGAGGACGTGCCGCTGGACTATCTCGTCCGGTTCGCGGACGCCTACGACCGCGAGGTGCAGTCGTGGGTCGACGCCACCCGGCGGGGCCTGGTCACCGGCCCGAGCGTCTGGGACGGCTACGCGTCCTCCGCGATCGCCGAGGCCGGGGTCCGGGCGCTGGAGAGCGGCGGCCGGGTGGCCGTCGAACTCGCCCCGCGCCCGGGCCTGTACGCCGACGTCAGCCGCTGA
- a CDS encoding baeRF3 domain-containing protein, translated as MEHALSPATLTELRRPRPYPAVSVLTPTHRREPDNAQDPVRLRNVLAEAKKQLEADPAVPRERRIDVSRQLDQALAEVDLAHAEDGLVIFAAPGEHQVWSLARSVPERVVLSDTFLTRNLVSAQASERPFWVLSLAADRVTLWNGGVDRVTETHTGGFPLTRDHRDNFDAERQERIGDIPSTFRDEDTRHFLREADTAMGRILREHRRPLYITGERAALSAFDEVGNATKDAVHIAHGGLAHGTPDAVWQAVRPLVDAEARKNTVTVTRELESARGRKEFVAGVDEVWQNAREGRVRLLAVEENYRVTVRDDHGDHLVPADGSDLDAREDIVDEIVEQCLETGADVRFVPDGTLNDADGIAGVLRY; from the coding sequence ATGGAGCACGCACTGAGTCCCGCCACGCTTACCGAACTGCGGCGCCCGCGCCCCTACCCCGCGGTCTCCGTGCTCACCCCGACGCATCGTCGCGAGCCCGACAACGCCCAGGATCCGGTCCGGCTGCGCAATGTGCTGGCCGAGGCCAAGAAGCAGTTGGAGGCCGATCCCGCGGTTCCCCGGGAGCGGCGCATCGATGTCTCCCGTCAGCTCGACCAGGCACTCGCCGAGGTCGATCTGGCGCACGCCGAGGACGGTCTGGTGATCTTCGCCGCGCCGGGCGAGCACCAGGTGTGGTCCCTCGCCAGGTCCGTGCCGGAACGTGTGGTGCTCTCCGACACGTTCCTCACCCGGAATCTCGTCTCCGCGCAGGCATCCGAGCGCCCGTTCTGGGTGCTGTCGCTCGCCGCGGACCGGGTCACGCTGTGGAACGGCGGGGTCGACCGGGTCACCGAGACCCACACCGGCGGCTTCCCGCTGACCCGCGACCACCGGGACAACTTCGACGCCGAGCGCCAGGAGCGGATCGGGGACATCCCGAGCACCTTCCGCGACGAGGACACCCGCCACTTCCTGCGCGAGGCCGACACCGCGATGGGCCGGATCCTGCGCGAGCACCGGCGCCCGCTCTACATCACCGGCGAACGGGCCGCCCTGTCCGCCTTCGACGAGGTCGGCAACGCGACCAAGGACGCGGTGCACATCGCGCACGGCGGCCTCGCGCACGGCACGCCCGACGCCGTGTGGCAGGCCGTACGGCCGCTGGTCGACGCCGAGGCGCGCAAGAACACCGTCACCGTGACCCGGGAACTCGAATCGGCGCGCGGGCGCAAGGAGTTCGTGGCCGGCGTCGACGAGGTCTGGCAGAACGCCCGCGAGGGCCGGGTCCGGCTGCTGGCCGTCGAGGAGAACTACCGCGTCACGGTCCGCGACGACCACGGCGACCATCTGGTCCCGGCCGACGGCAGCGACCTCGACGCCCGCGAGGACATCGTGGACGAGATCGTCGAACAGTGCCTGGAGACAGGCGCCGACGTCCGCTTCGTCCCCGACGGCACCCTCAACGACGCGGACGGCATCGCGGGCGTGCTGCGCTACTGA